DNA sequence from the Candidatus Coatesbacteria bacterium genome:
GACCTCGATGGCCGCCAGCACACCGTCGGCGGTGACGGCGCTGGGATCGTAGCTGCCGGCGAACAGGCTGCGCCCGGCGACGTAATCCGTCTCCGTGGCCACGTAACCCAGGTCCAGGGCGGTGAGTCCGACGTCGGGGGCGCCGATCAGCCGACCGCCCAGGGTCTGGATGAAGCGCCCCAGGGCGCGGAAGGCGGCTTCGCGACGCTCCGCCGCCGGCTGGTCCAACAGTACCACCTGACCACCGCCGTAATTGACCTCGGCGGCGGCGGCCTTATGGGTCAATTGCTCGCTGAGGACGAGGGCGTCGGTCAGCGCCTCGTCCTCGTCGCTGTAATCCCGGGCGCGGATGCCGGCGATGGCCGGGCCCAGGGTTGTCTGATGAACGCAGCAGATGGCCCGCAGACCCACGCCCGGGTTGCTGCAGAAGGCCACCTGCTCGTGATCCGCCGTCTCCAGACTGCGGAAGATCTCCATAAAATGTCTCCCCTGGCTAAACGTTCGCCGTCGGCGGAACCGTCGTCCGTCGACGGCCGCCCGCCGGTCGATTATCGCACGAGAGCGCCGTCGGGCTCAAGCCCGGCCGCGGCGGCGGTGCCTCCGGCCGTTGAAAAACAGCCCCGGGCGCCCCGCGGCTCAACCGCCGCCCGCGGCCGCCGGAACCGGCACAGTTTTTGCATCTCGGCGCCCGTTGGCGCGGCGGCAACGCTGCGCCTCCGCAAAAACTGTGCCGGTTCCGGCGGCGGTTATCCGGGAGGTCGGCGGGTGTTCCCGGGGGTTGTTTTTCAACGGCCGGTCGGCGCCGGTTTGTCAGGCTTGCTTGTGGCGCCAGCGGTACCAGCCCAGCAGGAAGGGGCTGGCGATGAAGATCGAGGAGTAGGTGCCGACGAGGACGCCGATGGTCAGGGCGAGGGCGAAGTCGTGGATCACGCTGCCGCCGAAGAGAACCAGCACCAGGGTGACGATCAGGGTGGTTCCCGAGGTCAGTACGGTGCGGGAGAGGGTTTCGTTGATGGCGGTGTTGATGATTTCGCGCAGACCGCGGCGTCGCAGCAGCTTGCGGTCCTCGCGCACCCGGTCGAAGACGACGATGGTGTCGTTGAGGGAGTAGCCGACGAGGGTCAGCAGTGCGGCGATGAAGGTCAGGTCGATCTCCTTGCCCAGCAGGACGAAGATCGCCAGGGTGAGCAGGATGTCGTGGGCCAGGGCGACGATGGCGCCGAGGGCGAAGGAGAACTCGAAGCGCAGGGAGATGTAGGCCAGGATCAGTACCAGGGCGACGATGATCGAGGTCAGGGCCGCCGAGCCCAGCTCCTCGCCGACCTTGGGTCCGATGACGTTGGTGCTCTGAACCTGGAAGGCGCCGACGTAGGCGCGTTCCTCGAGGGTATCCAGCTCCGCGGCGCTCAGGCCGGCCTGGCGGGCCAGCTCGAGGGCCTCGTCCATCGAGTCCAGCAGGCGCATGGTGTCGACGCTGGAGCCGAGGTTGCGGGCCTCGGTCAGGGCAGCGGCGTAGGCCTCGAGGCTGGAGGGGGCTTGCTCGTCCGCGGTGGTCTCGTCGAGCCCGCCGAGCTCGGCGGCGGTTTCCGCAGCGGCCGCGGCGGCGGGCTGGGCCGCAGACGCTTCATCCTCGTCGTCGACACCGAAGACGCGCTCCAGCTCGCGGACATAGTCGGCCTCGCCGACGGGGTCGTTGAGGTTGAAGCGGTTCTCGGCGTAGTTTTCCGAGGGTCGCAGCTCCCTGAGGGTGCTGATGATGCTTTGGTTGGTGGCCGTTTCGATCAGGGTTTCGATGTCCGAGGCCAGCTCGTCGGCGTCGGCCTGGTTGATGACCAGGCGCTGGTCGTCGCCGGCGGTCACCTGGAGCAGGCTCTTTTCCAGGCTGAAGCGCTCGGGGAAGTAGGGCAGCAGGGCCCGGGGGATGGCTTCGATCTCCTCGAGCTGCTCCCAGTCCTTGATCGGCCCGACGTCTTCGCGGTAGGCGACGATCGCGGCGGCCAAGCGCTCGGCGGAGCCCTCGCTCTTGTTGCGGATGATGATCTCGTCGTCGGCGGCGCCGATGGTGTAGACGTCCATCCCCAGTTGTTCGCGGATCATCGACAGGTCATCGAGGTCGACGGGTTCGTCGAACTTGACCTGAACGCGCACACCGCCGGTGAAGTCGATGCCCAGGTTGAAGCCGCCGGCGATGAAGAAGCTCACCAGCCCGGCCAGGATCACCAGCCCGGAGATGACGAAGGCGATGTGGCGCCGCTTGATGAAGTCGTACTTGGTATCGGTGAAGATCTGCAAGGCTTACCCCCCGCGTCGCGACGCGGCGTTAGATGGAGAGCTTGTCGGTCTTGATCCGGCGGGCCCGCGCGTCGAAGATGGCGCGGGTGAACACCAGGGCCGTGAACATCGAGCTGAGGATACCGATGGCCAGCGTGACCGCGAAGCCGCGAATCGGTCCGGTCCCCAACAGGTAGAGCACCCCGGCGGTCAACAGGGTGGTGACGTTGGCGTCGAGGATGGTGATGAAGGCCTTGTTGTAGCCGGCGTTGATAGCAGTGGGCACGTTCTTGCCGGCTCGACGCTCCTCGCGGATGCGTTCGAAGATCAGCACGTTGGCGTCGACGGCCATGCCGATGGTCAGGATGATCCCGGCGATGCCCGGCAGGGTCAGGGTGGCGCCGAGGACGGCCAGGGCGGCCACGATGATGACCATGTTGAACAACAGGGCCAGGTCGGCGATCAGGCCGGAGAACTTGTACCAGACCATCATGAAGGCCAGCACGACGGCCAGGCCGATCAGGGCGGCGGTGACGCCGTACTTGATCGAATCCGAGCCCAGGCTGGGGCCGATGGTGTCTTCCTGGATGATCTTCAGCGGTACGGGCAGGGCGCCGGCGCGGAGCTTGATCGCCAGATCGCTGGCCTCCTGGCTGGTGAAGGAGCCGGTGATCTGGCCCCGGCCGCGGATCTCCTCGCGGATGTAGGGGCTGCTGATCACCCGGTCGTCGAGGGCGATGGCCAGGTAGCCGCCGACGTTGGCGGCGGTGATCTCGCCGAAGTCCTCGGAGCCCGAGTAGTTGAAGCGGAAGGAGACCGCCGCCCCGCCGTACTGGTCGCGGTCCAGGAAGGCGTTGGTCAGGTCCTCGCCCTTGACGACACGGGAGTAGTCGAGGAGGTAGAGGCGGTAGAACTCGTCGACGGGCTCGCCGTAGGCCGCCTGCAGATCCTCGGCCACGTCGTAGACCCAATCCTGGGCCGCGCCGCCGACGGCGAAGGGCTCGGAAAGCAGCAGGCGGGCGTTGTTGGGCACCCGGCGCAGCACGTCGGGGTCCTCGAGCATCGCGTCGACACGGGCGTACTCCTGGGCCGGCAGGTAGGCCCGGCCGCCGATGGTGTAGATACCGCGCTCGGTCAGCAGCGGCCGATAGGCGGGCAGCTCGGCTATCTGCGTCAGGACACCGGGCAGTTGGGCGTCGGCGGTCAGGGCGAACTCGAGGACCGCCCGCTCGCCGATCAGGGCCTTGGCGCGTTCGGCGTCGCGGATGCCGGGCAGCATGACCGAGATGCCGTTGGCGCCGACCTTCTCGACCACGGGTTCGCGCACACCGAACTCGTCGACGCGGCGACGGATGATCTCCAGGGCGCGGTCGACGGCGTCGGCTTGCTCGTCCTCGTCGAGTTTGCTCAT
Encoded proteins:
- the secF gene encoding protein translocase subunit SecF, giving the protein MQIFTDTKYDFIKRRHIAFVISGLVILAGLVSFFIAGGFNLGIDFTGGVRVQVKFDEPVDLDDLSMIREQLGMDVYTIGAADDEIIIRNKSEGSAERLAAAIVAYREDVGPIKDWEQLEEIEAIPRALLPYFPERFSLEKSLLQVTAGDDQRLVINQADADELASDIETLIETATNQSIISTLRELRPSENYAENRFNLNDPVGEADYVRELERVFGVDDEDEASAAQPAAAAAAETAAELGGLDETTADEQAPSSLEAYAAALTEARNLGSSVDTMRLLDSMDEALELARQAGLSAAELDTLEERAYVGAFQVQSTNVIGPKVGEELGSAALTSIIVALVLILAYISLRFEFSFALGAIVALAHDILLTLAIFVLLGKEIDLTFIAALLTLVGYSLNDTIVVFDRVREDRKLLRRRGLREIINTAINETLSRTVLTSGTTLIVTLVLVLFGGSVIHDFALALTIGVLVGTYSSIFIASPFLLGWYRWRHKQA
- the secD gene encoding protein translocase subunit SecD; protein product: MARKRRYYGLISILVLIAAVLFALPTTGLLDELPEGVRQWLPRDQVKLGLDLEGGMVLRMEADMSKLDEDEQADAVDRALEIIRRRVDEFGVREPVVEKVGANGISVMLPGIRDAERAKALIGERAVLEFALTADAQLPGVLTQIAELPAYRPLLTERGIYTIGGRAYLPAQEYARVDAMLEDPDVLRRVPNNARLLLSEPFAVGGAAQDWVYDVAEDLQAAYGEPVDEFYRLYLLDYSRVVKGEDLTNAFLDRDQYGGAAVSFRFNYSGSEDFGEITAANVGGYLAIALDDRVISSPYIREEIRGRGQITGSFTSQEASDLAIKLRAGALPVPLKIIQEDTIGPSLGSDSIKYGVTAALIGLAVVLAFMMVWYKFSGLIADLALLFNMVIIVAALAVLGATLTLPGIAGIILTIGMAVDANVLIFERIREERRAGKNVPTAINAGYNKAFITILDANVTTLLTAGVLYLLGTGPIRGFAVTLAIGILSSMFTALVFTRAIFDARARRIKTDKLSI